The sequence below is a genomic window from Cicer arietinum cultivar CDC Frontier isolate Library 1 chromosome 6, Cicar.CDCFrontier_v2.0, whole genome shotgun sequence.
AGGATCCAACATTCTGTGTTGTTGAATTAGTTCTATGTTCATGGGTTGCTGCTTTAGTGCAAAGGTCAAAGCTGAGAGTCCTACACATAATGGTATCATTCTTATAATTctatttttcccttttttttatttaactttctTACTAGATCAGTTTCTATCTGAGCTATATTTGTTTAACGATCGTTTGGATTTGAGTTCTGAATGATTCAATACgcatttttttaatcaactttGCTGCTTAGAGACTTGAAAGAGAAGAAATATGTGATGAGTTATGCTGTGTTTAGTGTAGATATCTTAATTATAacaaaagtaaatataaaaatggaaCCATAATATTGGTTTGATTGaggaaaatttgtttaaaaattatgaGGGGGTAATCAGAGATCCTCTCTAGCTATGAGGAATTGAGAATCTTCCAATTGTCTTTAAATCAATTATTCTTTATATACTTGAAATTTGTAACAATAAATTTTGCATTAGGTTAGGTAGTCTCTGCCATGGGGACTAAAAATATGTGTTCAAATAAATTTAGCATACAATTCAATGAAAGTAAGTTTGAAAGATGTAATTCATGCAGTTCTCGAACACGAAGATTGTGATTTCATAAGCGTTGGTTTTATAGGTGAAAGGTAGAAAAAGAGTGAGGGAAAAATCAATAATACAGAAATTTTTCTTCAAGTGAATGTAAGAAATTTTAGTTCCTCTTCATGCATTTCTGAGATCCAATGTATTACATAATTGCAATTATGTTATTGTACCTTCTTTTCTTATTGTAAAAGAGAActgtataaattaaattataggaCTAGTATTATTAGTAGAAAGATTGTTGCTAGAATATGGCCTAGCAagttaattcatatttttattttgaaatgggCAGGTATGAATTCAAAGGTTGGTAGGAAAGAAGAGGATGTTTCAAGTGGTTTAAGTAGCAAGCTGTCCTCTTCATCTATGCTTCTAACTTCTAGGAGTGAGGGTGAGATATTGCAATCCAACAGTTTGAAGTGTTTCACTTTCAATGAGGTAAGAACTGCTACAAGGAACTTTCGTCCGGATAGTGTCGTCGGTGAAGGTGGATTTGGTTCTGTATTTAAGGGATGGATCGATGAGCGCACACTAGCCCCTACTAAACCAGGTACAGGTTTTGTCATTGCTGTTAAGAGGCTTAATCAAGAAAGCAATCAGGGACATAGTGAATGGTTGGTGAGTCTCATTTAGGCtcaataattgttaatttaattgcaTTTTGAAGTTAGGAAAATGTCAAATTAGTTCAGGAAACTTGTTTATTGTAGTAACTATGGACTATGGTGTGACTAATTAACCTTGTACTTTATAGACAGAAATCAATTACCTAGGACAGCTGCATCATCCTAATCTTGTGAAACTGATTGGTTTTTGCTTAGAGGATGACTACCGGATTTTGGTATACGAATTTTTGCCCAAGGGAAGTTTGGATAATCATTTGTTTAGAAGTATGTTATTCAATTTCCTCCTTCCATTATTGTCTTTTTTCAAGTTCTTTTATTAGTTGACTTCATTTACTAGTTAGTGTGTAAAATCACTAAAAATCTCATATCTTCCTAATGTTTATGGATCAGAATACTTTCAGCCACTCTCTTGGAAAATCCGTATGAAGATAGCTCTTGATGCTGCTAAGGGTCTTGCGTTTCTTCACAGTGATGAAGTCGAAGTGATATATCGAGACTTCAAAACTTCTAATATTTTGATTGATAATGTAAGTGGACTACATTGATCATACAAGCATAGAGTTAGAGAGATTACTTGTTAGACTGGCTTTATAAAATTCCTTTTTGTTGACAACAGAACTATAATGCAAAACTCTCTGATTTCGGGTTGGCAAAAGATGGACCAGAAGGTGGTAAAAGCCATGTCTCTACAAGGATAATGGGCACCCCAGGCTATGCAGCTCCTGAGTATCTAGCCACAGGTATCTCAATCTTTTTCAAGCTAGTATCAGCAAGTTACTATTGCATACTATTTACATATTTCATCCTATGATCAAACTTTACACATAGTGAATGAGCATTTTATTACAGTCAATTCTACTATGCTGAAACTACCACTAAAAAGTGGCTCCCTACTTGTTCAATTTGACATTTAATTCATCCTTCATACATCCATCTTCCTCAACTATTATGCGCTGCAACTCCTAACTATATTAAGCCTATAGTCAGCATTGATTATTGCATCTTATACAAacagaataaataaataaataaataaatagccTACAATTTCAGTCctaactttttattttctcgTTGTCTTTTATGTGAAGGTCACCTAACCAAAAAGAGTGATGTATACAGCTTCGGTGTTGTTCTCTTGGAAATTATGTCAGGCAAACGCGCATTGGATAAAAATAGGCCGTCCGGGGAGCATATGTTAGTTGAATGGGCCAAGCCATTGCTCGTCAGCAGGCGCAAGATCTCTCAAGTCATGGATGCTCGTATAGAAGGTCAATACTCATCGCATGAAGCAATGAAAGTAGCACACATTGCAATTCAATGTCTGTCGGTAGAACAAAAATATAGACCAAACATAGATGTAGTGGTGAGATCGTTGGAACAACTTCAGGAATCCAATAGCACTGTCGGTGGAGTTGGAAGCTCTCAGTCTCAACATCAAACAACCATCAAAATAAATGGTCATAGCTCAAGTAGCAGTGGTTTAGAACAAAATGGAAAAAGCGTTGATGAATCTTTAAGTGGAGAAGGTACTTCTAATACGAGTTCATCTGCTTCTCCTCTTTATATCTAGAAGAGAATTTTTTTGAACATATTACACATACCTATTACCTAAGacattatacattattttaaagagtataatatatagagagagagggTGCTTCTACACTCAAGATCTTAAATAAAATGCCTAGTTGTTGACTTGCTGTACATATTTTCATGCCTTTGTTGACTTGTTGTACTCATCACAGTCTAAATGTTATCCTTTATAATGGAATGAGTAGTTAATGAGTTTTGGTTAAAgacaaattattcaaaaaatctAAGTTCAAATTATGACTGAAATAACTTTTAATTGAACTTTATTTATCTCTCGACCAAATTATGGATTATTGTTGGACCCCATCCTTAGTTACAAAAGGgttaaaaacaaaacagaaaaaataaTGTTCTCCCTTAACACTCATGCTTATGATGTACATCTTTTTTTTATCGTGCTATGTCTAAATGGCGTTAATCCTATGGGCGgtgaatgattttttaaaattagccAGTTTCAtgttgtataaatatatttttttgtatattctactaaaggatttaatttgtattatcatttattgaaaaactttttcacacataaatttaatatttatggaAATATCACGTAATAAAATGAGACGAGAATGTGGTTTGATCAATACTAGTATAAGAAATTCCTTAAAAACTATAAGAAATTCCTTAAAAACTATAAGAAATTAATCTATTCACTAATACTTATGCCCAATTACCCAAACCTGTGCCCAATTACGTGCATATTACTAAAAAAGTTTACTATAACCTTG
It includes:
- the LOC101507420 gene encoding receptor-like cytoplasmic kinase 176 isoform X2, whose translation is MFMGCCFSAKVKAESPTHNGMNSKVGRKEEDVSSGLSSKLSSSSMLLTSRSEGEILQSNSLKCFTFNEVRTATRNFRPDSVVGEGGFGSVFKGWIDERTLAPTKPEDDYRILVYEFLPKGSLDNHLFRKYFQPLSWKIRMKIALDAAKGLAFLHSDEVEVIYRDFKTSNILIDNNYNAKLSDFGLAKDGPEGGKSHVSTRIMGTPGYAAPEYLATGHLTKKSDVYSFGVVLLEIMSGKRALDKNRPSGEHMLVEWAKPLLVSRRKISQVMDARIEGQYSSHEAMKVAHIAIQCLSVEQKYRPNIDVVVRSLEQLQESNSTVGGVGSSQSQHQTTIKINGHSSSSSGLEQNGKSVDESLSGEGTSNTSSSASPLYI
- the LOC101507420 gene encoding receptor-like cytoplasmic kinase 176 isoform X1, coding for MFMGCCFSAKVKAESPTHNGMNSKVGRKEEDVSSGLSSKLSSSSMLLTSRSEGEILQSNSLKCFTFNEVRTATRNFRPDSVVGEGGFGSVFKGWIDERTLAPTKPGTGFVIAVKRLNQESNQGHSEWLTEINYLGQLHHPNLVKLIGFCLEDDYRILVYEFLPKGSLDNHLFRKYFQPLSWKIRMKIALDAAKGLAFLHSDEVEVIYRDFKTSNILIDNNYNAKLSDFGLAKDGPEGGKSHVSTRIMGTPGYAAPEYLATGHLTKKSDVYSFGVVLLEIMSGKRALDKNRPSGEHMLVEWAKPLLVSRRKISQVMDARIEGQYSSHEAMKVAHIAIQCLSVEQKYRPNIDVVVRSLEQLQESNSTVGGVGSSQSQHQTTIKINGHSSSSSGLEQNGKSVDESLSGEGTSNTSSSASPLYI